Proteins co-encoded in one Uloborus diversus isolate 005 chromosome 9, Udiv.v.3.1, whole genome shotgun sequence genomic window:
- the LOC129230406 gene encoding uncharacterized protein T26G10.4-like yields MGEVRLNGLALANVARDRDVSVDKIIELFCKIGSRETTFRLCNHDIPFLRDRDQHRFLGKPIGYNLCKDFSCVNDAISIGMKLLTSKLAPWQRLDALRTFFYPALQFYMRTGQFGKEDWKRIDSALRREIKKTLNLPVEASNNYLYGSREAGCCGLPILAEDSDLYLADTALKLLSSRDPIVRDIALQHLKETSGGRLQRDVSEVDVANFLSGSMEDEFQTSTNNISNCWTRARIASRRSGISWSFHQWKPLILFEGEAVRPTTRKSLLKVLRSKLRDKRTAALISLRNQGKAMECVAASPSSSHFLYSGDYTQFCDWRFIHRARLNLVRLNGAKTWSSDANALCRKCGRDRETLPHVLNHCWSFSNLMQQRHNAVLDRIVRAARYKCAVLSVNETVIPGNPLPPDAVIKRGDSIFILDVTIAFENRKAAFEAARTRKIEKYQGSSITSKLPIVMLPSYPSSLARLGLGTLLTMPSSGE; encoded by the coding sequence TTGGTTCTCGAGAGACCACGTTTCGCCTGTGCAACCATGACATCCCGTTCCTGAGAGATAGAGATCAGCATCGGTTCCTAGGAAAACCTATCGGGTACAACCTCTGTAAGGACTTCTCTTGCGTGAACGATGCCATTTCAATCGGTATGAAGCTTCTGACCTCCAAGCTCGCCCCCTGGCAGCGCCTTGACGCTCTACGTACCTTCTTCTACCCGGCTCTACAGTTCTACATGAGGACCGGTCAATTCGGGAAGGAGGATTGGAAGCGGATCGACTCGGCACTGCGCAGGGAAATCAAGAAGACGTTGAACCTTCCAGTCGAAGCAAGCAACAACTACCTCTACGGCTCGCGTGAAGCTGGATGCTGCGGTCTCCCCATCCTGGCTGAGGACTCCGACCTCTACCTTGCTGATACCGCCTTGAAGCTGCTCTCCTCCAGGGACCCGATTGTTCGTGACATCGCCCTTCAACATCTCAAAGAAACATCTGGAGGGCGCCTTCAGCGTGACGTGTCCGAAGTCGATGTGGCAAACTTCCTCTCCGGCAGTATGGAAGACGAATTCCAAACTTCAACCAACAACATCTCCAATTGCTGGACTAGAGCGAGGATTGCGTCTAGACGCTCAGGCATCTCCTGGTCTTTTCATCAGTGGAAGCCTCTCATCCTCTTCGAAGGGGAGGCGGTTCGGCCAACCACGCGGAAGTCCCTCCTGAAGGTTTTGAGAAGTAAACTGCGTGACAAGAGGACTGCTGCTCTGATCTCCCTCAGAAACCAAGGCAAAGCCATGGAGTGTGTTGCGGCATCCCCCTCGAGCTCGCATTTCCTCTACAGTGGTGACTACACGCAGTTTTGCGACTGGAGGTTTATTCACCGTGCACGGCTTAACTTGGTCCGCCTCAACGGTGCCAAGACTTGGTCTTCGGATGCAAATGCTCTTTGCCGGAAGTGCGGAAGAGATCGTGAGACGCTTCCCCATGTCCTAAATCACTGCTGGAGCTTCAGCAACTTGATGCAGCAACGACATAACGCTGTCCTCGACAGGATCGTCCGTGCCGCAAGGTACAAGTGTGCTGTTCTCTCGGTTAACGAAACTGTGATCCCGGGCAATCCCCTTCCCCCAGATGCAGTGATTAAACGTGGTGACTCTATCTTCATCTTGGATGTCACTATTGCCTTTGAGAACCGGAAGGCCGCATTTGAAGCCGCCAGGACAAGGAAGATTGAGAAATATCAAGGCTCGTCGATCACTTCAAAGCTTCCCATCGTGATGTTGCCGTCATACCCATCGTCATTGGCTCGCTTGGGGCTTGGGACACTTCTAACGATGCCTTCCTCCGGCGAATAG
- the LOC129230407 gene encoding uncharacterized protein LOC129230407, with product MRTGQIPKEDWKKVDAVLRREIKSTLYLPENAANGFLYGSRASGCCALPLASEDADLYLLDTACKLLTSKDAALASLHHGQPETSAASHFGGAGSIPVREYGGRLPKNRNANIWTSARVASRRLGVLWNFDDEFPTLSSGDVSITAASRHKVLKSVREKFRKLRAAELLERRNQGKVMECVAAAKASSHFLFTGEYTKFADWWFIHRARLNLVPLNGAKPWASGADTEGRKGCNQAETLPHVLQCCLHHSRTSQNRHNAVLQRVLKAAGSRARVLSVNSQIPGTALRPDAVIAKGNTLSIVNVSIPFENQLAAFATARQKKLEKYEPLRSLFSSRFSTVQVVPIIVGSLGWWDPSNDNFLKPICSKSYLKTFRKLCASDTIRWSRSLYIEHLTGNRQYNPEDEVHIQPIHLPDAWQ from the coding sequence ATGAGGACAGGCCAGATCCCGAAGGAAGATTGGAAGAAGGTGGATGCTGTTCTCCGAAGGGAAATCAAGTCAACTCTCTACCTCCCGGAGAATGCAGCCAACGGATTCCTGTATGGTAGCAGAGCGTCGGGTTGCTGTGCGTTGCCGCTTGCCAGCGAGGATGCGGACCTGTACCTCCTGGATACTGCATGCAAGCTCCTGACTTCGAAGGATGCCGCCCTTGCTTCTCTACACCACGGTCAGCCGGAGACTTCAGCGGCAAGTCACTTCGGAGGAGCTGGCAGCATACCTGTCAGGGAGTATGGAGGACGACTTCCGAAGAACAGGAACGCCAATATCTGGACGAGTGCAAGAGTGGCTTCGAGGAGACTGGGAGTTCTCTGGAATTTTGACGATGAATTCCCGACACTTTCCTCTGGTGATGTCTCCATCACTGCTGCGTCTAGGCACAAGGTGTTAAAGTCCGTTCGTGAGAAGTTCCGGAAGCTGAGGGCCGCAGAACTGCTGGAGAGGAGAAATCAGGGCAAGGTGATGGAGTGTGTCGCAGCAGCCAAGGCCAGCTCACACTTCCTCTTCACCGGTGAATATACAAAGTTCGCCGACTGGTGGTTTATTCACCGAGCACGCCTCAACCTTGTCCCCCTCAATGGAGCCAAGCCCTGGGCCAGCGGAGCCGACACCGAGGGCAGGAAGGGATGTAACCAAGCAGAAACCCTCCCTCACGTGTTGCAGTGTTGCCTTCACCACAGCAGGACCAGCCAGAACCGCCACAATGCTGTCCTGCAGAGGGTCCTCAAGGCGGCGGGGAGCCGTGCACGGGTTCTGTCTGTCAATTCTCAAATTCCGGGCACGGCTCTCAGGCCGGATGCTGTCATCGCCAAGGGGAATACGCTGTCAATTGTCAATGTCTCGATTCCATTCGAGAACCAACTAGCTGCTTTCGCGACCGCCAGGCAAAAGAAGCTAGAAAAATACGAGCCACTACGTTCCCTCTTCAGCTCCAGGTTCTCTACTGTTCAAGTTGTTCCCATCATTGTTGGCTCCCTCGGCTGGTGGGATCCCTCGAATGACAACTTCCTGAAGCCTATCTGCTCCAAAAGCTACCTCAAGACCTTCAGGAAGCTCTGCGCGAGCGACACCATCCGGTGGTCTCGGTCTCTCTATATTGAGCACCTAACGGGGAACCGCCAGTACAACCCCGAGGATGAGGTCCACATCCAGCCCATCCATCTCCCGGATGCTTGGCAGTGA